A single window of Sphaerodactylus townsendi isolate TG3544 linkage group LG03, MPM_Stown_v2.3, whole genome shotgun sequence DNA harbors:
- the ALAS1 gene encoding 5-aminolevulinate synthase, non-specific, mitochondrial — METVVRHCPFLSRVSQAFLQKAGKSLLFYAQNCPKMMEIVTKPASRALNTSSAHCQKTEETTTITEKAKNSPDVAQQNSISSQLPASHPPSASQSASQASVTKCPFLAAQMNEGNSNVFCRASLELQEDVHEMQTVRKEFARTPENTVEVNTQKDGEKQNGLLKKFQDIVLKQRPERVSHLLQENLPKSVSTFQYDQFFEKKIDEKKKDHTYRVFKTVNRRAQIFPMADDYSHSHTSKKEVSVWCSNDYLGMSRHPRVCGAVMETLKQHGAGAGGTRNISGTSKFHVDLEQELADLHGKDAALLFSSCFVANDSTLFTLAKMLPGCEIYSDSGNHASMIQGIRNSRVPKHIFRHNDVGHLRELLRKSNPSTPKIVAFETVHSMDGAVCPLEELCDVAHEHGAITFVDEVHAVGLYGARGGGIGDRDGVMHKMDVISGTLGKAFGCVGGYVASTSSLIDTVRSYAAGFIFTTSLPPMLLAGALESLKVLKSAEGQVLRRQHQRNVKLMRQMLMDAGFPVVHCPSHIIPIRVADAAKNTEICDKMMSQHSIYVQAINYPTVPHGEELLRIAPTPHHTPQMMNYFIEKLLATWKQVGLELKPHSSAECNFCRRPLHFEVMSERERSFFSGMSKLVSVTA; from the exons ATGGAAACAGTTGTTCGACACTGCCCATTCCTGTCAAGGGTATCCCAGGCTTTCTTACAGAAGGCTGGCAAATCCCTTCTTTTCTATGCGCAGAACTGCCCTAAAATGATGGAAATTGTGACCAAGCCGGCTTCACGCGCCCTGAATACTTCATCGGCTCACTGCCAAAAAACTGAAGAAACCACCACTATCACTGAGA AGGCCAAAAACTCCCCAGATGTGGCTCAACAGAACAGCATCAGTTCCCAGCTTCCTGCAAGCCACCCTCCCTCTGCCAGCCAGAGTGCTAGCCAAGCCTCTGTAACCAAGTGCCCATTCTTGGCAGCTCAGATGAATGAAGGAAACAGTAATGTTTTCTGCAGAGCCAGCCTGGAACTCCAGGAGGATGTGCATGAGATGCAAACAGTAAGGAAAG AGTTTGCCAGAACACCAGAAAATACTGTTGAGGTAAACACCCAGAAAGATGGAGAAAAGCAAAATGGCTTGCTGAAGAAATTCCAGGACATTGTGTTGAAGCAGCGACCAGAAAGGGTGTCTCATTTGCTTCAGGAGAATTTACCAAAAT CTGTTTCTACTTTCCAATATGACCAGTTCTTTGAGAAAAAAATTGATGAGAAGAAAAAGGATCACACATATCGAGTGTTCAAAACTGTGAACCGAAGGGCCCAAATTTTCCCCATGGCAGACGACTATTCACATTCCCATACCAGCAAAAAGGAAGTGTCTGTCTGGTGCAGCAATGATTACCTGGGGATGAGTCGTCACCCTCGAGTGTGCGGTGCTGTAAT GGAAACACTTAAACAACATGGAGCAGGAGCTGGAGGCACCAGGAACATTTCGGGAACCAGTAAATTCCATGTTGATCTTGAACAAGAATTGGCTGATCTCCATGGAAAAGACGCAGCCCTGTTGTTTTCTTCATGTTTTGTTGCTAATGATTCAACGCTCTTCACTTTAGCTAAAATGTTGCCAG GTTGTGAAATTTACTCAGATTCTGGAAACCATGCTTCCATGATCCAGGGGATTCGAAATAGCAGAGTGCCAAAGCACATATTTCGCCATAATGATGTTGGTCACCTCCGTGAACTATTGAGAAAATCAAATCCATCTACTCCCAAAATTGTTGCTTTTGAAACTGTTCATTCAATGGATG GTGCTGTCTGTCCATTGGAAGAGCTCTGTGATGTAGCTCATGAACATGGGGCAATTACCTTTGTAGATGAAGTCCATGCCGTCGGACTGTATGGGGCTCGAGGAGGTGGTATTGGAGACAGAGATGGCGTGATGCATAAAATGGACGTTATCTCTGGAACACTAG GTAAAGCATTTGGCTGTGTAGGGGGGTATGTTGCAAGTACGAGTTCTCTGATAGACACCGTGCGTTCCTATGCTGCTGGTTTCATTTTCACCACTTCCCTGCCACCCATGCTCCTGGCTGGTGCGCTTGAATCTCTGAAGGTTCTAAAAAGTGCAGAGGGACAAGTTCTTCGCCGCCAACACCAGCGCAATGTGAAACTCATGAGGCAAATGTTGATGGATGCTGGGTTTCCTGTTGTGCACTGTCCAAGTCACATCATTCCAATCAGG gttgcaGACGCTGCTAAAAATACTGAGATCTGTGACAAAATGATGAGCCAGCATAGCATCTATGTTCAAGCAATTAACTACCCCACTGTCCCACATGGAGAAGAGCTGCTACGTATTGCTCCCACGCCTCATCACACCCCACAGATGATGAACTATTTTATTG AGAAGTTGCTAGCTACCTGGAAGCAGGTGGGCCTGGAGCTGAAGCCCCACTCCTCAGCAGAATGCAACTTCTGTAGGCGGCCCTTGCACTTCGAAGTCATGAGCGAAAGGGAGCGGTCCTTCTTCAGTGGAATGAGCAAACTAGTGTCTGTCACTGCCTGA